In the genome of Balearica regulorum gibbericeps isolate bBalReg1 chromosome 14, bBalReg1.pri, whole genome shotgun sequence, the window CCGGTTCTGATAGCACAACAGACACTCATTGCCGTACAGGAGGTTGTCCGTGCCACAGACAGGGTCAAAGATCCTTGTACAACCTCTACTTAGGTCATAGTTGTCACAAGCTGGCTGGAGACACAAAAAGGTAACGctgaaaatgttaaacatgCTTTCAGTTTACCAAAGGAGTTTTGCATTCACAGAGGCGCGCGTATTTTTTGTATCTTGGTAACCCATCCCAGATTGTTCAGAGCTCTGCTAGGAACTCTCAGAAACGCTGGGACTGCCTGTCAACATGCTGTCCCTTGGCCAGCTGAACTTCACCTGGCACTCCTGCGCACCCTTAGGAGTGACAATATTGAGTAATGTTCCATGGGCAGCGCCTGATCATGTTCTTCCCAGTTCTTACTTTTATGCCACAATGATACCAGCCCTTGCACTTGCAAGCTACAGAGTAAGGGGAGCTCTGATCTTCTTGGCAGGTAACAGCAGTATTCAGCTCCTTATTAACTGTTTTCCTCCACTGAGTGTGGGGAAATGCAGTGGGAAACCAGTACCATTACTGGGATTTTGCTGTGGCACAGCAGGTAGAAGGAGGTTCCCAGGCACTGGTGTCTTTGGGCTGCCAACCCAGTAGCAGCTCACTGTACTTCACTGTATTTATCAACTCTGGCTCCCCAGCGTATGGGTTAGTGCTGTCTCACCAAAGCTGGGCACACCCTTGTACTACACAAAAATAAGAGCCTTCACCTCTATTCCTCTGTCAGCAGCTCCACCCATCTCAGCGTTTCCTAGAGAAAgaat includes:
- the LOC104640117 gene encoding pancreatic secretory trypsin inhibitor; amino-acid sequence: MKATGVFLLLSLAFCCYQGNAEMGGAADRGIEPACDNYDLSRGCTRIFDPVCGTDNLLYGNECLLCYQNRQRNIHVRIKNRGMCFNSA